From Mauremys mutica isolate MM-2020 ecotype Southern chromosome 17, ASM2049712v1, whole genome shotgun sequence, one genomic window encodes:
- the LOC123351426 gene encoding CD276 antigen-like, with translation MCPGLCSPIFLFLVWGAHWGLITAESPVTAQFGGDVTLSCLFLSQPGMNIQRLTVTWQKERAGAEALVVHSHYYGKDQLGRQDEGYRNRTQLDPEALAQGNASLTLRGVRTQDEGVYRCHVTSELGTTSEMRQVTVMAPYSEPHLTIDPSFRLGHTLLTFSSGGGYPRASVAWRDGMGTNLTELSSTAESVDAWGLYTLRSELAVPAGQSTNLTVLLVTAPGRETPVQHITVVAGPGQRCSWDWLLVACLGAMFLSVMVATRILRLPSRGTCGRCSESCLTKTMDVEDPSPQS, from the exons ATGTGCCCCGGCCTTTGTTCCCCAATTTTCCTGTTCCTTGTGTGGGGCGCTCATTGGG GGCTCATCACAGCCGAGTCGCCTGTCACTGCTCAGTTCGGGGGGGACGTCACCCTGagctgcctcttcctgtcccagcccgggATGAACATCCAGCGCCTGACCGTCACCTGGCAGAAGGAGCGGGCgggggcagaggccctggtggtTCATAGTCACTATTATGGGAAGGACCAGCTGGGGAGACAGGATGAGGGGTATAGGAACCGGACCCAGCTGGATCCAGAGGCGCTGGCTCAGGGGAACGCGTCCCTGACTCTGAGGGGTGTCCGCACACAGGATGAGGGCGTCTATCGCTGCCACGTCACCTCGGAGCTGGGCACGACTTCGGAGATGAGGCAGGTTACAGTGATGG CACCCTACAGTGAGCCTCATCTGACCATTGACCCCTCATTTCGGCTGGGCCACACCCTCTTGACCTTCAGCTCAGGGGGCGGGTACCCCCGGGCGAGCGTGGCGTGGAGGGACGGGATGGGAACCAACCTGACGGAGCTCAGCAGTACCGCAGAATCCGTGGACGCCTGGGGCCTTTACACCCTGCGCAGCGAGCTGGCCGTGCCCGCGGGGCAGAGCACCAACCTCACCGTGCTCCTGGTGACAGCGCCTGGGCGGGAGACCCCCGTGCAGCACATCACAGTGGTAGCAGGACCCG GGCAGAGAtgcagctgggactggctgcTGGTGGCCTGTCTGGGCGCCATGTTCCTGTCTGTGATGGTGGCTACAAGGATCCTTCGGCTTCCCAGCCGTGGGACTTGCGGACGCTGCTCAGAGAGTTGCCTCACCAAGACAATGGATGTGGAGGACCCTTCACCCCAGAGCTAG